The following are from one region of the Methanomassiliicoccales archaeon LGM-DZ1 genome:
- the ybaK gene encoding Cys-tRNA(Pro) deacylase, with translation MSIKKWAEMLAPRMDKTNPMRILDRAGVAYEVRDYTATGAVSGPDVAAALGEDPSEAFKTLVTRGKSDRMYVFVLPVAKELDLKKAAVSVGEKSVEMLKSKELLPSTGYVHGGCSPLGMRRPLRTVVDSSISSLNRMYFSAGRIGLQICMDPKDLPKVLEFAVADLCR, from the coding sequence ATGTCAATAAAGAAATGGGCGGAGATGCTTGCCCCCCGCATGGACAAGACCAATCCCATGCGCATCCTCGACCGCGCGGGCGTGGCATACGAGGTCAGGGATTACACAGCGACGGGCGCGGTGTCCGGCCCCGATGTAGCCGCCGCCCTGGGCGAGGACCCTTCCGAGGCCTTCAAGACGCTCGTGACCCGCGGCAAGTCCGACAGGATGTACGTGTTCGTCCTGCCTGTCGCGAAGGAGCTCGACCTGAAGAAGGCCGCCGTCTCGGTGGGCGAGAAATCTGTCGAGATGCTGAAATCGAAGGAACTGCTGCCATCCACCGGGTACGTCCATGGGGGATGCTCTCCCCTGGGAATGAGGAGGCCGCTGAGGACCGTCGTGGATTCCTCGATATCCTCATTGAACAGGATGTACTTCAGCGCGGGGCGCATCGGGCTGCAGATCTGCATGGACCCGAAGGACCTGCCGAAGGTCCTGGAATTCGCCGTGGCGGACCTCTGCCGCTGA
- a CDS encoding DEAD/DEAH box helicase, with amino-acid sequence MDSKFLDLGVSEDVAKALADMKWDAPTPIQEEAIPAGMEGRDIIAQAQTGTGKTGAFGTVILSVTEPGGSKPGAIVLEPTRELAIQVADDLTAMAKYSGHVCVPIYGGSDGRAKIEKQVDELEQGADVIAGTPGRVRDLIDREYLDLSGIKVIVMDESDRMLDMGFIDDIEYIFNACPKDRQMMMFSATMPEDIKNLASDYMKKPKEIDVSKDEIVLDNIRQYYISVGRRNKSWALTRIIDIDKPKALIFCQTIKMVDTLEERLQEHGYKVVALHGSMGQGHRERAVDDFREGKTDLLIATDVAARGLDIDDINYVINYDMPEELHTYIHRIGRTGRAGREGTAVSFVTSEEEHLIREFERRVDGLKIEKREVPEAEEGSKDTIRKVVDYDQLSDPFGMVKFGIDIGKADGAGKVALADFIMRSGHIIDAAIGKIEIGRDSSVVEVHRDFGNRMLKDVPKTEFKSRRVKVWVIERDD; translated from the coding sequence ATGGATTCCAAGTTTCTCGACCTCGGAGTGTCCGAGGATGTCGCCAAAGCCCTAGCCGATATGAAATGGGACGCCCCTACGCCGATCCAGGAGGAGGCCATACCCGCCGGCATGGAGGGCCGCGACATCATAGCGCAGGCCCAGACCGGCACCGGCAAGACGGGAGCCTTCGGGACCGTCATCCTCTCGGTCACCGAGCCGGGAGGTTCCAAGCCCGGAGCAATCGTCCTCGAGCCCACCAGGGAGCTCGCCATCCAGGTGGCCGACGACCTGACGGCGATGGCGAAGTACAGCGGCCACGTCTGCGTCCCCATCTACGGAGGCTCCGACGGCCGCGCTAAGATCGAGAAGCAGGTGGACGAGCTCGAGCAGGGCGCCGATGTCATAGCCGGCACCCCCGGGAGGGTGAGGGACCTCATCGACAGGGAGTACCTCGACCTCTCCGGCATAAAGGTCATCGTCATGGACGAATCCGACAGGATGCTCGACATGGGGTTCATCGATGACATCGAGTATATCTTCAACGCCTGCCCGAAGGACAGGCAGATGATGATGTTCTCCGCCACCATGCCGGAGGACATCAAGAACCTCGCCTCCGACTACATGAAGAAGCCCAAGGAGATCGACGTCTCCAAGGACGAGATAGTCCTCGACAACATCAGGCAGTACTACATCTCCGTCGGGAGGAGGAACAAGTCCTGGGCCCTCACCAGGATCATCGACATCGACAAGCCCAAGGCGCTGATCTTCTGCCAGACCATCAAGATGGTGGACACCCTGGAGGAGAGGCTGCAGGAGCACGGCTACAAGGTCGTCGCCCTCCACGGGTCCATGGGCCAGGGGCACAGGGAGCGCGCCGTGGACGACTTCAGGGAGGGCAAGACCGACCTCCTGATAGCGACCGACGTCGCCGCCAGGGGCCTGGACATCGACGACATAAACTACGTGATCAACTACGACATGCCCGAGGAGCTGCACACCTACATCCACAGGATCGGCAGGACCGGGAGGGCCGGCAGGGAAGGCACCGCCGTGTCGTTCGTCACCTCGGAGGAGGAGCACCTCATCCGCGAGTTCGAACGCCGCGTCGACGGCCTGAAGATCGAGAAGAGGGAGGTCCCTGAGGCCGAGGAAGGTTCGAAGGACACCATCCGGAAGGTCGTCGATTACGACCAGCTCTCCGACCCGTTCGGCATGGTGAAGTTCGGCATAGACATCGGGAAGGCCGACGGGGCCGGGAAGGTTGCGCTCGCCGATTTCATCATGAGATCGGGGCACATCATCGACGCCGCCATCGGGAAGATCGAGATCGGCAGGGACTCCTCGGTGGTCGAGGTCCACCGCGATTTCGGGAACCGCATGCTCAAGGATGTTCCCAAGACCGAGTTCAAGAGCCGCAGGGTGAAGGTCTGGGTCATCGAAAGGGATGACTGA
- a CDS encoding rubredoxin, with protein MAKYECTLCGYIYDEEAGIPADGIPAGTRFEDLPDDWVCPDCGAGKDMFKKIEE; from the coding sequence ATGGCGAAGTACGAGTGCACTCTGTGCGGATACATTTACGACGAGGAAGCGGGGATCCCCGCCGACGGGATACCGGCAGGGACCAGATTCGAGGACCTCCCGGACGACTGGGTCTGTCCCGATTGCGGCGCCGGCAAGGACATGTTCAAGAAGATCGAAGAGTGA
- a CDS encoding DUF1846 domain-containing protein — MSRIGFDGEKYARLQSQEIRDRLGRFGGKLYMEIGGKIFDDYHAARILPGFEPDSKIRMLSTMKDELEAVICVNCNDIEKSKVRGDIGITYDLEALRMADLYRGYGIKADTFVLTMYTGQPAADKFAGLLKDRGMNVSFHHPIPGYPTNTPLIVSDEGYGKNDYVQTEMPIVLVTGPGPGSGKMAVCLSQIYQDGKRGIKSGYAKFETFPVWNLPLNHPINLAYEAATADLGDVNMIDPFHMEAYGKSAINYNRDIEAFPVLKTILDGVMGESPYRSPTDMGINTVGFCIVDDKAVSEASRREIVRRYFHAAADHLNGKATAATVSRIDLLMKKAETSPESFLLYREVRRRASETGASIAGIELPDGTVVTGMATGDLSSVSAVLLNSVKVFAGVDGSFNPIPPEVLKRVEGLKKNVLRTDPKLRADEMLVALSICSEGSEESARAFSKLGRLRGCDLHGSVILYPQDVSVLRKLGINVTSEPVLRDRLLYQN, encoded by the coding sequence ATGAGCAGAATCGGTTTCGACGGCGAGAAATACGCCAGGCTGCAGTCCCAGGAGATCAGGGACAGACTGGGCAGGTTCGGCGGGAAGCTCTACATGGAGATCGGGGGCAAGATCTTCGACGACTACCATGCGGCGCGCATACTGCCCGGATTCGAGCCCGACAGCAAGATCCGCATGCTGTCCACCATGAAGGACGAGCTCGAAGCGGTCATCTGCGTGAACTGCAACGACATCGAGAAGAGCAAGGTCCGCGGGGACATCGGCATCACCTATGACCTCGAGGCCCTCCGCATGGCCGACCTCTACCGCGGATACGGGATCAAAGCGGACACCTTCGTCCTCACCATGTACACCGGACAGCCGGCGGCCGACAAGTTCGCCGGGCTGCTGAAGGACAGGGGCATGAACGTCAGCTTCCACCACCCCATCCCCGGTTACCCGACGAACACCCCGCTCATAGTGAGCGACGAAGGGTACGGGAAGAACGACTACGTGCAGACGGAGATGCCCATCGTGCTCGTGACCGGCCCCGGGCCGGGCAGCGGGAAGATGGCAGTGTGCCTGTCCCAGATATACCAGGACGGCAAGCGGGGCATCAAGTCCGGATACGCGAAGTTCGAGACCTTCCCGGTCTGGAACCTCCCGCTGAACCATCCGATCAACCTCGCCTACGAGGCGGCCACGGCCGATCTGGGCGACGTCAACATGATCGACCCGTTCCACATGGAGGCGTACGGGAAGAGCGCGATCAACTACAACCGCGACATCGAGGCGTTCCCTGTCCTCAAGACCATTCTTGACGGAGTGATGGGCGAATCCCCCTACAGGTCCCCCACGGACATGGGCATCAACACCGTCGGGTTCTGCATCGTCGACGACAAGGCCGTATCAGAAGCGTCCAGGAGGGAGATCGTCAGGCGCTACTTCCATGCGGCAGCCGACCATCTCAACGGGAAGGCGACCGCGGCCACGGTCTCCAGGATCGACCTCCTGATGAAGAAGGCGGAGACCTCGCCGGAAAGCTTCCTCCTCTACCGCGAGGTCAGGAGGAGGGCGTCCGAGACCGGGGCATCGATAGCCGGCATCGAGCTCCCGGACGGGACGGTGGTCACCGGGATGGCGACCGGGGACCTGTCATCGGTGTCCGCCGTGCTCCTGAACTCCGTGAAGGTCTTCGCGGGGGTGGACGGGAGCTTCAACCCCATCCCCCCGGAGGTCCTGAAACGGGTGGAAGGGCTGAAGAAGAACGTCCTCAGGACGGACCCGAAGCTCCGCGCGGACGAGATGCTGGTGGCGCTCTCCATATGCTCCGAGGGATCCGAGGAGTCCGCCAGGGCGTTCTCCAAGCTGGGCAGGCTCAGGGGCTGCGACCTGCACGGTTCGGTCATACTCTATCCGCAGGACGTATCGGTCCTCAGGAAGCTCGGCATAAACGTCACCAGCGAGCCGGTGCTCAGGGACCGCCTCCTGTACCAGAACTGA